One Oryza sativa Japonica Group chromosome 8, ASM3414082v1 DNA window includes the following coding sequences:
- the LOC4346027 gene encoding uncharacterized protein isoform X1, producing MGRRRRPVAREPAQNEYERTRQEKILQNIRRMDELGIKDIAATIKHIETQHASSKTKNSGTKKSHGEGSDTSEFLPEDDEQGVQCDDDSYLEPEQPIPIMIEYPRQTRRKKCATKKKPTLKMPPGVRISKRVRAGAPTEMPPGVSTRSAKRQLIAEQGKGNGHEELPLETENNGDEDVGSGHLLQDNDVNRPPSPVMDWSYGHDANHKEQPAQQTNSDVEVPIRRGTRKSRPPTAGIMLDKMTKAMGRMPIAVAEGKKRPDEPVQAAKFASEAGVIIRTKVPVFPHWKQYKDDEGYINNFMGKLSVRLAINQKNQPTRDACADVLQKGIRQTRYNLKKAYFNGVPANEIRTTSPISSMTDEQWLELVAKWSNPKNMQISEQNKQNRLNVRFHQATGSRSYAAHLHAYKEKNKVVELDVVDAFEDCHTSREKGLSDAAKDAISSMKAIMEEPVPDGETPRTSAEVVSKVLSRDNSNTTFLKNAGLQMSSKKSVTPTEAALQEELAAEKQSSAILHAEVVELKEQANLANEALAKTQKELAEFKQQQEENNLLLRRILSLSQGNLNLS from the exons ATGGGAAGACGTCGACGTCCAGTAGCACGAG AACCTGCACAAAACGAATATGAAAGAACGCGGCAAGAGAAAATCTTGCAGAATATAAGAAGGATGGATGAACTTGGCATCAAAGACATAGCTGCCACTATTAAACATATCGAAACACAACATGCATCTTCAAAGACAAAAAACTCAGGCACCAAGAAAAGTCATGGAGAAGGTTCTGATACATCAGAGTTTCTCCCTGAAGATGATGAACAAGGGGTTCAGTGTGATGATGATTCATATTTAGAACCGGAGCAGCCCATCCCCATAATGATTGAG TACCCTCGACAAACTAGACGAAAGAAGTGTGCGACGAAGAAGAAACCTACCCTCAAGATGCCACCAGGAGTAAGGATATCAAAGAGAGTGAGGGCGGGTGCTCCAACCGAAATGCCTCCTGGAGTCTCAACAAGGTCAGCGAAAAGGCAACTCATAGCAGAACAAGGTAAAGGTAATGGCCATGAAGAACTGCCTCTAGAAACAGAAAACAATGGTGATGAAGATGTGGGCAGTGGACATTTGCTTCAAGATAATGATGTGAACAGGCCCCCGAGCCCGGTGATGGACTGGTCATATGGACATGATGCCAACCATAAAGAGCAACCTGCACAGCAAACCAATTCTGATGTTGAAG TACCTATACGAAGAGGCACAAGAAAATCAAGGCCACCAACTGCAGGAATAATGCTTGACAAGATGACCAAAGCTATGGGAAGAATGCCCATTGCTGTTGCCGAAGGGAAGAAAAGGCCAGATGAACCGGTGCAAGCTGCCAAGTTTGCATCAGAGGCTGGTGTTATCATTAGGACTAAAGTTCCTGTCTTCCCTCATTGGAAGCAGTACAAGGATGATGAAGGCTATATTAACAACTTCATGGGCAAGTTATCT GTCAGGTTGGCCATTAACCAAAAAAACCAGCCAACAAGGGATGCTTGTGCTGATGTATTGCAGAAAGGGATACGACAAACACGGTATAATTTGAAGAAGGCCTACTTCAATGGAGTACCTGCTAACGAGATTAGAACTACCTCTCCCATAAGTAGCATGACTGATGAACAGTGGCTGGAACTTGTTGCAAAGTGGTCAAATCCAAAGAATATG CAAATCTCTGAACAGAACAAGCAAAACCGGCTTAATGTTAGGTTCCATCAGGCTACGGGATCTCGCAGCTATGCTGCACACTTGCACGCTTAC AAGGAGAAGAACAAGGTTGTAGAGCTTGATGTTGTGGATGCCTTTGAGGACTGCCATACCAGTAGGGAAAAAGGTCTAAGTGATGCTGCCAAAGATGCAATT TCAAGTATGAAAGCTATTATGGAAGAACCTGTACCTGATGGTGAGACACCAAGAACTAGTGCAGAAGTTGTGTCCAAGGTTCTCTCTCGGGACAATTCCAATACCACGTTTTTGAAAAATGCTGGTCTGCAGATGAGCTCCAAGAAATCAGTGACACCGACAGAAGCAGCACTTCAGGAAGAACTTGCAGCTGAAAAGCAAAGTTCAGCCATTCTCCATGCAGAAGTTGTCGAACTAAAAGAACAAGCAAATCTTGCAAATGAAGCGCTGGCAAAGACTCAAAAGGAGTTGGCAGAGTTCAAGCAGCAGCAGGAAGAGAACAATTTGCTCCTTCGACGTATCTTGAGCCTTTCCCAGGGTAACTTAAATCTGTCCTAG
- the LOC4346027 gene encoding uncharacterized protein isoform X2, with amino-acid sequence MPPGVRISKRVRAGAPTEMPPGVSTRSAKRQLIAEQGKGNGHEELPLETENNGDEDVGSGHLLQDNDVNRPPSPVMDWSYGHDANHKEQPAQQTNSDVEVPIRRGTRKSRPPTAGIMLDKMTKAMGRMPIAVAEGKKRPDEPVQAAKFASEAGVIIRTKVPVFPHWKQYKDDEGYINNFMGKLSVRLAINQKNQPTRDACADVLQKGIRQTRYNLKKAYFNGVPANEIRTTSPISSMTDEQWLELVAKWSNPKNMQISEQNKQNRLNVRFHQATGSRSYAAHLHAYKEKNKVVELDVVDAFEDCHTSREKGLSDAAKDAISSMKAIMEEPVPDGETPRTSAEVVSKVLSRDNSNTTFLKNAGLQMSSKKSVTPTEAALQEELAAEKQSSAILHAEVVELKEQANLANEALAKTQKELAEFKQQQEENNLLLRRILSLSQGNLNLS; translated from the exons ATGCCACCAGGAGTAAGGATATCAAAGAGAGTGAGGGCGGGTGCTCCAACCGAAATGCCTCCTGGAGTCTCAACAAGGTCAGCGAAAAGGCAACTCATAGCAGAACAAGGTAAAGGTAATGGCCATGAAGAACTGCCTCTAGAAACAGAAAACAATGGTGATGAAGATGTGGGCAGTGGACATTTGCTTCAAGATAATGATGTGAACAGGCCCCCGAGCCCGGTGATGGACTGGTCATATGGACATGATGCCAACCATAAAGAGCAACCTGCACAGCAAACCAATTCTGATGTTGAAG TACCTATACGAAGAGGCACAAGAAAATCAAGGCCACCAACTGCAGGAATAATGCTTGACAAGATGACCAAAGCTATGGGAAGAATGCCCATTGCTGTTGCCGAAGGGAAGAAAAGGCCAGATGAACCGGTGCAAGCTGCCAAGTTTGCATCAGAGGCTGGTGTTATCATTAGGACTAAAGTTCCTGTCTTCCCTCATTGGAAGCAGTACAAGGATGATGAAGGCTATATTAACAACTTCATGGGCAAGTTATCT GTCAGGTTGGCCATTAACCAAAAAAACCAGCCAACAAGGGATGCTTGTGCTGATGTATTGCAGAAAGGGATACGACAAACACGGTATAATTTGAAGAAGGCCTACTTCAATGGAGTACCTGCTAACGAGATTAGAACTACCTCTCCCATAAGTAGCATGACTGATGAACAGTGGCTGGAACTTGTTGCAAAGTGGTCAAATCCAAAGAATATG CAAATCTCTGAACAGAACAAGCAAAACCGGCTTAATGTTAGGTTCCATCAGGCTACGGGATCTCGCAGCTATGCTGCACACTTGCACGCTTAC AAGGAGAAGAACAAGGTTGTAGAGCTTGATGTTGTGGATGCCTTTGAGGACTGCCATACCAGTAGGGAAAAAGGTCTAAGTGATGCTGCCAAAGATGCAATT TCAAGTATGAAAGCTATTATGGAAGAACCTGTACCTGATGGTGAGACACCAAGAACTAGTGCAGAAGTTGTGTCCAAGGTTCTCTCTCGGGACAATTCCAATACCACGTTTTTGAAAAATGCTGGTCTGCAGATGAGCTCCAAGAAATCAGTGACACCGACAGAAGCAGCACTTCAGGAAGAACTTGCAGCTGAAAAGCAAAGTTCAGCCATTCTCCATGCAGAAGTTGTCGAACTAAAAGAACAAGCAAATCTTGCAAATGAAGCGCTGGCAAAGACTCAAAAGGAGTTGGCAGAGTTCAAGCAGCAGCAGGAAGAGAACAATTTGCTCCTTCGACGTATCTTGAGCCTTTCCCAGGGTAACTTAAATCTGTCCTAG